The Polaribacter tangerinus genome has a segment encoding these proteins:
- the yihA gene encoding ribosome biogenesis GTP-binding protein YihA/YsxC, whose product MKIKSADFVMSNSNVTKAPKDRIPEYAFIGRSNVGKSSLINMLMERKDLAKTSGKPGKTQLINHFKINNEWFLVDLPGYGYAQISKKKRVIFQYFIENYFKEREQLVCTFILIDSRHDPQKIDLDFMQFLGENQIPFCIVFTKADKLSSSKLNKQITNYKKKLLNYWETLPKSFITSSTSGLGRKEFLDYINEVNLTVANNFK is encoded by the coding sequence TTATGAGTAACAGCAATGTTACGAAAGCTCCTAAAGATAGGATTCCTGAATATGCTTTTATTGGTCGTTCTAATGTTGGTAAATCGTCTCTCATTAACATGTTAATGGAGCGCAAAGATTTGGCAAAAACTTCTGGAAAACCAGGAAAAACTCAACTAATTAATCACTTTAAAATAAATAATGAGTGGTTTTTAGTCGATTTACCTGGCTATGGATATGCACAAATTTCTAAGAAAAAAAGAGTCATTTTTCAATATTTTATAGAAAACTACTTCAAAGAGAGAGAACAATTAGTTTGTACCTTTATCTTGATTGATTCTAGACATGATCCGCAAAAAATCGATTTGGATTTTATGCAGTTTTTAGGAGAAAATCAAATTCCATTTTGTATAGTTTTTACCAAAGCAGATAAGCTTAGTAGCTCTAAGCTGAACAAGCAAATTACGAACTACAAAAAAAAGCTCCTAAACTATTGGGAAACCCTTCCTAAATCATTTATTACTTCATCCACCAGCGGACTCGGACGAAAAGAATTTCTAGACTACATAAATGAAGTTAACTTAACAGTTGCAAACAACTTT